TCGCGCCCGGACGCAGCGGCGCGAGGTACGTGCCCGGACGCGGCGGCTGCGCGGCGGCCGGCGCGCGGCACACGCGCGGCTCTCCGGCGCGGCGCGCGACCCAGCGATCGGCGGCGCGCACCGCGGCCTCGGCCTGCGAAGCGTCCGCGTTCGCGAGGACCGCGACGCGGAGCGGCCCCGCGCGGAGCGACTGCGCGCGGGCGAGGACCGACGCGTCGGACGAGCGCGCGATCGGCTCGCTCGATCCCCACGGATCGATCCACGACGAGTGGGTCGGCGCGAGCTGCGACGCGAGGAGCGCGATGACGGGTCCGTCGTCCTTCGCGTCGCGGCGCAGGAGGTCCGCGCGCGCGCGGCTGATGTTGCGTCCGTCGATCGGCTCCGCGGCGAGCGCGCGCGTCGCGACGTCGGCGAGGCGCCGCGCGAGGGAGGCGGGCGGCTCGTTCGCGCGCGGGGCTCCGTGCGCGAGGAGACCGACGCCGTCGATCGCGACCCACGGCTCGATCGCGACGTCGGCCGCGCCGCGCGCCGACGTCGCCATGTCCGCCGCCGCGCTCGCGAAGATCGCGCTGAGGCCAGCCTCCGCGTCGGTCTCGCCGTCGGCGCCGCACGGCGATCCGACGAGGACCCACGCCTCGCCCTGACCCGCCTCGACGCGCGTCTTCGCCTCCACCACCGGCTGCGTCCACGCCGCGGTCGCCTTCGTCACCGCGGCCGAGAGCGAGTCGCGCAGGACCGCCGACGCGTCTTCTTTCGTCCCGCGCTTCGACGGGAGCACGAGCGTGACGGAGCCGCCGGCCGGCTTCGGCGGCGCGCCTTGATCGACGAGCGCCCACCACGCCGCGCGCTCCGCCGCCTCGCGCGCGTCGCCCGATCGCCGCGCGACGACGCGCCCGTCGGCGGGGGTAGGCCCGAGCTCGGCGAGCCGCGCCGACGCCTCGAGCTTCACGAGCGCGGCCGCGTCCGCGACGCTCGAGGAGGTAGTCGAGCTCGTCGTCGCCTCGAGGAGGATCCCCGCGCAGCCGCCGCGCGCGTGCGCCGCGCCGGTGACCTCGCGCACGCGGAACGGCGGATCGAGCTCGGCGAGGCGCGCCGCGAGCGGGCCCTTCGGATCGCCGAGCGCCTCCGCCGCCGCGATCGCCGCGCTGCTCGGGCCGACGTCGAGCGTGACGAAGACCCCGGGCGGGGACGCGGCGTCGAGGCCTTCGTAGGCGTCGACGATCGTCTCGGCGGGCTCGCTCCGCGTCCCGATCGGCGCGCCGATCTTCCACGCCGGTCCGCTCAGGATCGCGCGCGCGACCGCCTCGCCGATCGCGGCGCGCCCGGTCGCGGCGAGGGCGACGCGGCTGAGCCCGAACGCGCCCGCGCGCCACCGCTCGAGCCGCGCGGCGTCGACGGCCTCGTAGTCCTTCGTCCGCTCCGGGATCCCCCACGGCTCGCCGACGCAGCGCGCGTAACGTTCGAGCGACTTGTCGTGGAGCGGCCGCTGCCCGAGCGCGGCGAGCTTCCTCCGCGCGGGCCCGAGGTCGACGTCGGTGATCGGCGCGGAGAGCGCGTCGCGGATCGCGTCCGCGACGCGAACGCCCTCCGCTTCGCCGGAGACGAGCGCCGACGCGCGGAACCCGTCCCACGCCGGGACGACGGCGACGTCGATCGCGCGCGCGCGGAGCCGCGTCTCGACGAGCGCGGCGAGCGCGGTCGGCGGCTCCGGATCGTCGCCCGCGCCGTCCCAGCCGACGCCGGTGGTCGTGACCGCGACCGCGATCGCGGCGGCGGGATCGCCCTCGCGTCCGACGACGACGACGGGCGGCCTCCCGCTCGCGAAGCGCACGTCGGGGTGCGCGGGGTGGCGCGCGTTCTCGGCGGGGGAGGGCGGACCGCACGCGGCCGCGAGCGCGACGCACGCCGTGAAGGTGATGCGTCCGAGGCCCGCGCGCGCTCCGAGCATCAGTCCTTGACGATGTCGGCCGGCGTCCGCGGAGCGATGTGGAGGTTGCAGAAGAACGTGACGATGCCGGTGAGCGACTTGAGCTTCGTGTCCTTCGTGATCTCGAGCGGCTTGAGGTCCATGAGCTCGTTCACGAGCTGGGGCGCGGTCGGAAAGGGCGTGCAGGCGTTTCGCTCCAGGCCCTCCGGCGGGGGCTTGTCGTCGAGGAGCCCCGCCGAGTTGCGACCCGACGCCGGGTCGCTCGTCATGTCGCGGCGGACGGTGACGTTCTTCACCGTCACGATCATGTTGAGCCACTTGCGGCCGGTCTCGTAGGTCTCGAGGTCCTCGATGTCGATCTCGACCGGCGGAGGGGTGTTGGCCTCGTACCGGAAGTAGGCGATGGGGCTCGCGATCTGCACGAGCGCGGTGCCGTCCGCGAACTTGAGCGGGACCTCGGTGTTCTCCTGGTACGTGCCGCGGAGGTCGAGCGTGTCGCCGGCGCCGACGCGCAGGTTGCCGGGGACGAACGACGGATTGAAGAGGCTGATCCCGGAGTACGGCTCCTGCGAGCCGAGGTCGGCGATGTAGATCGTGCCGGTGCTCCGTCCGTCCTTCGTCTCGTCGTAGGCGTCGACCGCGACGACGACCGCGCCGCTCACCGCGACCGGCGTGCCGTGGGCCACCTTCATCTCGCTGTCGGGGTCCGCGATCTCGCGGATGCGCGCGTCCTTCCCCTCGGGCTGCGGGACCACGATCGTGGCCGGCGTGTCTCCGAACTGGGAGTCGCACGCGCCGAGGACGCCCAACGCAAACAGGAGCCGCGCGAAACGCACGACTCCTGCTTACCAGCTCCAGCGCGGAAAGTCAGGTCACGCCGCGATGCGACGGGACAGCACCGACTCGAGGCGCGACTGGATCTTGTGCTTCTTCGAGTAGACCGTCTTCACGCTGATGTTCATCCGGTCGGCGATGAGCTGCGGGTCGAGGCCCTCGCCGAAGTAGAGCGCGGCGAAGGTGCGGTCCTTGTCGCTGAACTCCGCGAGCGTGTTCTGCGCGATCTTCGCGCGCTCGTGCTCGCAGGTGAGCTCGAAGGGATCGGGCAGCTCGCAGACGAGGTCCAGCGCCTCCGAGATGCACTCTTTCTGCGGCTCGCGCTTGAGCGAGCGAAGGTAGTCGTAAGCGGCGTTGATCGCGAGCAAGCCAATCCAGGAAGAGAAGCGGTTCCCGCGGGCGGGGTCGAAGGAGCGAAGCTTGTGCATGTCCGAAGCAAGCAAGGAGACGTAAAGCGTGGCGTAGATCTCGCGGACGTCGTCGGCGGAGACGATCGAAGCGAAGCGCCGCGTCACCTTGGTGATGCAGCGAAGGATCAAGCGATCGAAGCGAGCCTGGAAGGCGCTCCAGGCGGCGCGCTCGTTGGCGAGCATTCCAGCGACGAGGTCTTCGTCGGAAGCGAAGCGATCGGAAGCAGAGGCAAGGGAAGCGACGACCTCGGAAGAAAGCTTGGGAAAGATTCCGCTCTCGGTGACCGTATTCATGATGAGTGGCTCCGCGTCTCGTCCGTAACTAAGCGCCGGGTCTCTCGTCCGGCGATGACCTCAGGAGCACCCGACGTGCCAGCGGTCGAGCCCGCCGCCTCCCGGCGCAAATTGCGGAAATCCCAGGGAAGGCGTCGCCGTCACGCGCCGTAACAGTGCGTAACAGTCGGCGTAACAGGCGTAACGTTCGGCCCGAGTGTTACGGTCAGGCTTGTCAACGTCGGGGGCTTCGCCCCCGACACCCCCACCCCAGACACGGCCCTCGCGCTGCGCGCTCGGGGCGCTTCGCGCCCGCTTGCGCGGCCGCTTCTGGGGCCCCGGATGGCCCGTGATTTGTCGGTTCTTATTTGTGGTGTTGGTTGTGCTTGGGGGGTGTGGGCGGGGGGCTAGTGATGCGTCGGTGCGGGCGGGGGGCCAGGTTGGGGAGGCGAGCTGGTATGGGCAGGCGCTCGCGGGGCGGAAGACGGCGAGCGGGGAGCGGTTCGATCCGCAGGGGTTCACGGCGGCGCATCGGACGCTGAAGCTCGGGACGTGGGTCGAGGTCCGGCGCGTCGACACGGGGGCGACGGTGCGCGTTCGGATCAACGATCGTGGGCCTCACGTCGCGGGACGCATCATCGATCTGTCGCGGCGCGCGGCGGAGGAGCTCGACATGGTGCGACGCGGGGTCGTTCGCGTCGAGGTGCGCGTCGTCAGCGGACCTTGAGGCTGGGCTCGGTCGCGCGGCGCTTCTTCGGCG
This sequence is a window from Labilithrix sp.. Protein-coding genes within it:
- a CDS encoding septal ring lytic transglycosylase RlpA family protein, giving the protein MRAGGQVGEASWYGQALAGRKTASGERFDPQGFTAAHRTLKLGTWVEVRRVDTGATVRVRINDRGPHVAGRIIDLSRRAAEELDMVRRGVVRVEVRVVSGP
- a CDS encoding sigma-70 family RNA polymerase sigma factor, translating into MNTVTESGIFPKLSSEVVASLASASDRFASDEDLVAGMLANERAAWSAFQARFDRLILRCITKVTRRFASIVSADDVREIYATLYVSLLASDMHKLRSFDPARGNRFSSWIGLLAINAAYDYLRSLKREPQKECISEALDLVCELPDPFELTCEHERAKIAQNTLAEFSDKDRTFAALYFGEGLDPQLIADRMNISVKTVYSKKHKIQSRLESVLSRRIAA